A single Crateriforma conspicua DNA region contains:
- a CDS encoding redoxin family protein, translating to MANFSFYQRARSVAVPSHRTRRVGCRLGMVPIVAVLLAVLPHMIAIADDPKTQTSSETAESDVDLFELDQEVQSALFPLFEAISQSRVSRSTIQLTTETTVGGRVVDAQVSTYQIASKTPDQFTIYLKETDQRTRIFNNAKKLTVALSSDAYVELDEPISIRQAVDGLPIPMGPYPEPVLAMTLAGYDPAIALVGGMKSIQLVDRAPFRGETPAVHLKGVQDDLVQWDLWLLDRDNELQRPLRMIVDLTDMLRSNQQMKMPAGYRYQLRFDFLSWRISGDVDEKLFTYQPPTGAKKYPSVDTYYQSLAGVSKDHPLLGKDMPEFASVTLDGKGVRSQDLMNKVVVLSFWATWCTPCLESMPTLQSVTERYQDKDVVFYAVNVGESADKVAGFLSEQPWQVPVMLDSEGEIADAFKADAIPQRILIGKSGKVESVQLGYQGAEALEHQLTDELDVLHIGGRIATSKTNTPKDKAKSDSP from the coding sequence ATGGCCAACTTTTCTTTCTACCAACGTGCCCGGTCTGTTGCCGTCCCGTCGCATCGCACGCGTCGTGTGGGGTGCCGACTTGGGATGGTCCCGATCGTCGCCGTATTATTGGCTGTTCTGCCGCATATGATCGCGATCGCCGACGACCCAAAGACGCAGACTTCATCGGAAACCGCCGAATCAGACGTCGATTTGTTTGAACTGGATCAAGAGGTTCAATCGGCACTGTTTCCGCTGTTCGAAGCCATCTCGCAAAGCCGCGTTTCAAGGTCAACGATTCAACTGACCACGGAAACCACCGTGGGCGGCCGCGTGGTCGATGCCCAAGTATCGACCTACCAGATCGCATCCAAAACGCCCGATCAATTCACGATCTATTTGAAGGAGACCGATCAGCGAACTCGGATCTTCAATAACGCGAAAAAGCTGACCGTCGCATTGTCGTCCGACGCCTATGTGGAATTGGATGAACCGATTTCGATTCGCCAGGCCGTCGATGGTTTGCCGATTCCCATGGGTCCGTATCCCGAACCGGTCCTGGCGATGACGTTGGCCGGTTACGATCCCGCCATCGCGTTGGTCGGCGGAATGAAGTCGATCCAGCTGGTCGACCGGGCACCGTTTCGCGGCGAAACCCCAGCGGTGCACCTCAAAGGCGTCCAAGACGACTTGGTTCAGTGGGACTTGTGGCTGCTGGATCGCGACAACGAACTACAGCGTCCGCTGCGAATGATTGTCGACTTGACCGACATGCTGCGGTCCAACCAGCAAATGAAGATGCCGGCCGGATACCGATACCAGTTGCGTTTCGACTTTTTGTCCTGGCGAATCTCCGGGGATGTGGACGAAAAGCTATTCACGTATCAGCCACCGACCGGCGCAAAGAAGTACCCGTCGGTCGACACGTATTATCAATCGCTTGCCGGCGTCTCCAAGGATCATCCACTGCTGGGCAAAGACATGCCGGAATTTGCCAGCGTCACGCTTGATGGCAAAGGCGTCCGGTCGCAGGACCTGATGAACAAGGTCGTCGTTTTGTCTTTCTGGGCGACTTGGTGCACGCCGTGCCTGGAATCAATGCCAACGCTGCAATCGGTCACTGAACGCTATCAAGACAAAGACGTTGTTTTCTATGCCGTGAACGTGGGCGAATCGGCCGACAAGGTGGCCGGATTCCTTAGCGAGCAACCGTGGCAGGTTCCCGTGATGCTGGATTCCGAAGGGGAAATTGCCGACGCGTTCAAGGCCGACGCGATCCCCCAGCGGATCCTGATCGGCAAATCCGGCAAAGTGGAATCTGTGCAACTGGGTTACCAGGGTGCCGAGGCCTTGGAACACCAACTGACCGATGAATTGGACGTGTTGCACATCGGCGGCCGAATCGCAACGTCAAAGACGAACACGCCAAAAGACAAAGCGAAATCAGACAGCCCCTGA
- a CDS encoding adenylate/guanylate cyclase domain-containing protein, producing the protein MPELIAQGRNSGQRWCREVPDATNHRGITIGRSGADWDVPWDSMISRAHIRLTAMPDDRVEIQRLPTARNPVFHGGRQVDQFTLVPGEHFVIGHTTFTLASRAGSSHTPNVGDVTEHAFDLGSLRRQKFRDANQRIDALTKLPDLITGSSTEQELLVRLTGVLLTSTPAATDVAIVCYRDTADEAKSGLRILHRDSRVPGREQPPISSRLVRAAVSSRESRLHLWSSTRRDAVAFTASEEVDWAFCVPIRSDACAGWAFYVAGQTMAPLSADPDEQAEYSAPQDLGDDVKFAELVGTMLGNLRKSLRLERRQSAMRSFFAPVVMDALANREVSEVLAPRETELAVMFCDLRGFSRQSEQASDRLLELLDRVSNALGVMTHHILRQRGVIGDFHGDAAMGFWGWPLDQPDRQVRAALAALLIWRHYAADTNQSGFRCGIGIASGRAVAGRIGTTDQVKVTAFGPVVNLASRLEGMTKVFGAEVLLDQTTAEALSTATPGSFGTFRLRRLATVRPAGMNEPLQISQLLGTSDDGSLQESVELGVDSAVTPIDSPGQQDGSDSPSSAPRTLTDDDIRNYEQALDRFVAGDWDETYQLLHALPAWDRPKDVLLSVILRHNRVPPADWDGVIDLPK; encoded by the coding sequence ATGCCTGAATTGATCGCCCAAGGACGCAACAGCGGGCAACGATGGTGCCGCGAAGTGCCCGATGCCACCAACCATCGCGGTATCACGATTGGTCGCAGCGGTGCGGATTGGGACGTGCCTTGGGATTCGATGATCTCCCGAGCCCACATTCGCCTAACGGCGATGCCCGACGACCGCGTGGAAATCCAACGGTTGCCGACGGCCCGCAACCCGGTTTTTCACGGCGGACGTCAAGTCGATCAATTCACGTTGGTCCCCGGCGAACACTTTGTGATCGGGCACACCACGTTCACCCTGGCCAGTCGCGCCGGTTCATCTCACACGCCCAACGTGGGTGATGTGACCGAGCACGCGTTTGATTTGGGATCCCTGCGGCGTCAAAAATTCCGTGATGCCAATCAACGAATCGATGCACTGACCAAATTGCCGGACTTGATCACCGGCAGTTCGACCGAACAAGAATTACTGGTTCGTCTGACCGGCGTGCTGCTGACAAGCACGCCCGCAGCCACCGATGTCGCCATCGTGTGTTATCGGGATACCGCGGACGAAGCGAAAAGCGGATTGCGCATCTTGCACCGCGACAGTCGTGTCCCGGGTCGCGAACAACCACCGATCAGTTCCCGGTTGGTTCGCGCCGCGGTCTCGTCACGTGAAAGCCGGTTGCACCTTTGGTCGTCAACCCGTCGGGACGCGGTCGCTTTTACGGCCAGCGAAGAAGTGGACTGGGCATTTTGTGTTCCCATTCGCAGCGATGCGTGTGCCGGCTGGGCCTTCTATGTGGCCGGCCAGACGATGGCCCCGCTGTCGGCTGATCCTGACGAACAGGCCGAATATTCCGCGCCGCAAGACTTGGGCGACGACGTCAAGTTCGCCGAACTGGTCGGCACCATGCTGGGGAATCTTCGCAAATCGCTGCGTCTGGAACGACGTCAATCCGCGATGCGGAGCTTCTTCGCGCCGGTCGTGATGGACGCCTTGGCCAATCGCGAAGTCAGCGAGGTCTTGGCACCGCGTGAAACGGAATTGGCCGTCATGTTTTGTGACCTGAGGGGCTTCAGCCGACAAAGCGAACAAGCGTCCGACCGGCTGTTGGAATTGCTGGATCGCGTCAGCAATGCGCTGGGCGTGATGACTCACCATATCCTGCGACAACGAGGTGTGATCGGTGATTTCCACGGCGACGCGGCCATGGGGTTCTGGGGTTGGCCGCTGGATCAACCCGATCGTCAAGTCCGCGCGGCGCTGGCGGCTCTGTTGATTTGGCGACACTACGCGGCCGACACCAATCAGTCCGGATTCCGTTGTGGCATCGGCATTGCCAGCGGCCGCGCGGTGGCCGGACGCATCGGAACGACCGACCAAGTGAAAGTGACCGCGTTTGGCCCGGTGGTGAACCTGGCAAGTCGTCTCGAAGGCATGACCAAGGTCTTCGGTGCCGAAGTCTTGCTGGATCAAACCACTGCCGAAGCATTGTCGACGGCGACGCCCGGATCGTTCGGAACCTTTCGGCTGCGGCGTTTGGCCACGGTGCGTCCGGCGGGCATGAACGAACCGTTGCAGATCAGCCAACTGCTGGGCACCAGCGACGACGGATCCTTACAAGAAAGCGTCGAATTGGGCGTCGATTCGGCAGTCACCCCGATCGATTCCCCCGGCCAACAGGACGGTTCCGACTCGCCCTCGTCGGCCCCTAGGACGCTGACCGACGACGACATCCGAAACTACGAACAAGCCCTCGACCGATTCGTCGCGGGGGATTGGGACGAAACCTACCAGTTGCTGCATGCGTTGCCGGCATGGGACCGCCCCAAGGATGTTTTGTTGTCGGTGATCCTGCGACACAATCGGGTCCCGCCGGCGGATTGGGACGGCGTGATCGATCTGCCCAAATGA
- a CDS encoding BaiN/RdsA family NAD(P)/FAD-dependent oxidoreductase: MAADSDTEAEIIVIGAGAAGLIASAVAAQRSTGSVCLLEKNRKTGVKILMSGGTRCNLTHDTDARGITTAFGHARRFLQPSVGSFDPSDVVAMFNDLGVRTKREATGKIFPVNDRAVEVRDALHRQAENAGVQIRRPCAVVDVRPDAGDWVVDTDQGRLRCKQLIVTAGGRSYPGCGTTGDAYAWLQRLGHTIVPTHPALVPLVGGPSWMHDLSGVTVDDVAVSVRQMRGQRPVKKPLLVRRASWLFTHFGYSGPGAMDVSRYLTGPTDDDDRRFLTIDLTPEVSATQWEEILRGGDGQSGRTHVRSLLARHLPSRLADAVTLHADADHTLASLPAVGRRRLIDRLKRLDVPVADSRGFTKAEVTAGGVDLSQVDPRSMASRIQNGLYIAGEVLDVDGWIGGYNFQAAFSTGRAAGIAAARSLETSSEA; encoded by the coding sequence ATGGCAGCAGATTCCGATACTGAAGCTGAAATCATTGTCATCGGTGCCGGTGCCGCTGGTTTGATCGCTTCGGCGGTTGCCGCCCAGCGATCCACGGGCAGTGTATGTCTGCTGGAAAAAAATCGCAAAACGGGCGTCAAGATCCTGATGTCCGGCGGAACCCGATGCAATTTGACGCACGACACCGATGCCCGCGGTATCACCACCGCGTTCGGGCACGCGCGACGATTTCTGCAGCCCAGCGTCGGTAGTTTCGATCCATCCGACGTGGTGGCGATGTTCAATGACTTGGGCGTGCGAACCAAACGCGAAGCAACGGGTAAGATTTTTCCCGTCAATGATCGTGCGGTGGAAGTTCGCGACGCGTTGCATCGACAGGCCGAAAATGCGGGTGTCCAGATCCGACGTCCCTGTGCCGTCGTCGACGTCCGGCCCGACGCCGGCGACTGGGTGGTCGATACCGACCAGGGACGGCTCCGGTGCAAGCAGCTGATCGTCACGGCGGGCGGCCGCAGCTATCCGGGATGCGGCACCACCGGTGACGCCTACGCATGGCTGCAGCGTCTGGGCCATACGATCGTGCCCACACATCCGGCGCTGGTGCCGCTGGTCGGCGGGCCGTCTTGGATGCACGATTTGTCCGGCGTCACGGTCGACGACGTCGCTGTTTCGGTGCGTCAAATGCGTGGCCAACGCCCGGTAAAGAAACCCTTGCTGGTGCGTCGTGCATCATGGCTGTTCACGCATTTCGGTTACAGCGGGCCCGGTGCGATGGACGTCAGCCGGTACCTGACCGGTCCGACCGATGATGACGACCGACGATTCTTGACGATCGATTTGACGCCTGAGGTTTCCGCCACACAGTGGGAAGAGATCCTGCGTGGCGGGGACGGCCAATCCGGGCGAACCCACGTTCGTTCGTTGCTGGCGCGCCACCTGCCATCACGTCTTGCCGACGCGGTCACCCTGCACGCGGACGCCGACCATACACTGGCATCGTTGCCGGCGGTCGGGCGCCGACGCCTGATCGATCGGCTAAAACGACTGGACGTGCCGGTTGCCGACAGTCGTGGTTTCACCAAAGCGGAAGTCACCGCCGGTGGAGTGGATCTAAGCCAGGTCGATCCGCGTTCGATGGCCAGCCGAATTCAAAACGGTCTGTACATTGCAGGGGAGGTGCTGGATGTGGACGGCTGGATCGGCGGATACAACTTCCAGGCGGCCTTTAGCACCGGACGCGCCGCGGGAATCGCTGCGGCCCGTTCACTGGAAACCTCCTCGGAAGCTTGA
- a CDS encoding fatty acid desaturase family protein produces the protein MESAATRPLGDEKPRPSSDQRFSFAQARTLIGDLTRPNPLIYWTDFLVSIVLGHIALHGIFFLPRWYPDAAWMPPAVVALYVVTVLLYMRALMFIHELVHLPQEGFRGFRIAWNALCGIFFFVPSFLYYPHVDHHRRKHYGTEHDGEYLPLSHHGRWMIVGFIFQALVIPILGLARFLIISPICWVFPPARKWVHRHASTMVVDPFYERPDASPRLMRIVLLQEVCCFAWAVWFLIRGGLMRGEWLDPFWLVAYAVGLGVLVLNEFRTLGAHRWTNDEGEMSFEDQLLDSVNYPDNAWITELWGPVGTRFHALHHLFPRIPYHNLGLAHRRLTEGLPADSIYHRTNAHSLTEQIVALWQRAGGSETHSDPLRHGHTQTT, from the coding sequence ATGGAATCAGCTGCAACGCGACCGCTTGGCGATGAAAAACCGCGTCCATCATCGGACCAACGTTTCTCGTTCGCACAAGCCCGGACACTGATCGGTGATCTGACCCGCCCCAATCCGTTGATCTACTGGACCGATTTTTTGGTCTCGATCGTCCTGGGGCACATCGCACTTCACGGCATCTTTTTCTTGCCACGTTGGTATCCCGATGCCGCCTGGATGCCGCCGGCGGTGGTCGCGTTATACGTCGTGACGGTGCTGTTATACATGCGGGCGTTGATGTTCATCCACGAATTGGTGCATCTGCCGCAGGAGGGGTTTCGCGGGTTCCGAATCGCGTGGAATGCCCTGTGCGGGATCTTTTTCTTCGTGCCGTCGTTCTTGTATTACCCGCATGTCGATCATCATCGTCGCAAACACTACGGCACCGAGCACGACGGCGAGTATCTTCCGCTAAGTCATCATGGCCGATGGATGATCGTCGGCTTCATTTTCCAGGCTTTGGTGATTCCCATTTTGGGCTTGGCCCGGTTTCTGATCATCAGCCCGATCTGTTGGGTGTTTCCGCCGGCACGCAAATGGGTTCATCGTCACGCTTCGACGATGGTGGTGGACCCGTTTTACGAACGTCCCGATGCGTCGCCCCGATTGATGCGTATCGTGTTACTGCAAGAAGTCTGCTGTTTTGCTTGGGCGGTTTGGTTTCTGATCCGCGGCGGACTGATGCGTGGTGAGTGGTTGGACCCGTTTTGGTTGGTCGCCTATGCCGTCGGTCTTGGCGTTCTGGTCCTGAATGAATTTCGGACCCTTGGGGCACACCGGTGGACCAATGACGAAGGCGAAATGTCGTTTGAAGACCAACTGTTGGACTCGGTCAATTATCCGGACAACGCTTGGATCACCGAACTGTGGGGACCGGTGGGCACGCGTTTTCATGCCCTTCACCACCTATTCCCCAGGATTCCCTATCATAACCTGGGGCTGGCCCATCGGCGTTTGACCGAAGGACTGCCTGCGGATTCGATTTATCATCGAACCAACGCACACAGTTTGACCGAACAGATCGTAGCGTTGTGGCAACGTGCGGGCGGATCGGAAACGCATTCCGATCCGTTGAGACACGGGCATACGCAAACCACGTGA